A genomic region of Equus caballus isolate H_3958 breed thoroughbred chromosome 1, TB-T2T, whole genome shotgun sequence contains the following coding sequences:
- the LEO1 gene encoding RNA polymerase-associated protein LEO1 yields MADMEDLFGSDADSDAERKDSDSGSDSDSDQENVASGSNASGSESDQDERGDSGKPSNKELFGDDSEDEGASHHSGSDNHSERSDNRSEASERSDHEDNDPSDVDQHSGSEAHNDDEDEGHRSDGGSHHSEAEGSEKAHSDDEKWGREDKSDQSDDEKIQNSDDEERAQASDEDKLQNSDDDEKMQNTDDEERPQLSDDERQQLSEEEKANSDEERPAASDNDDEKQNSDDEERPQLSDEEKMQNSDDERPQASDEERRPSDDEEEQDHKSESARGSDSEDEVLRMKRKNAIASDSEADSDTEVPKDNSGTMDLFGGADDISSGSDGEDKPPTPGQPVDENGLPQDQQEEEPIPETRIEVEIPKVNTDLGNDLYFVKLPNFLSVEPRPFDPQYYEDEFEDEEMLDEEGRTRLKLKVENTIRWRIRRDEEGNEIKESNARIVKWSDGSMSLHLGNEVFDVYKAPLQGDHNHLFIRQGTGLQGQAVFKTKLTFRPHSTDSATHRKMTLSLADRCSKTQKIRILPMAGRDPECQRTEMIKKEEERLRASIRRESQQRRMREKQHQRGLSASYLEPDRYDEEEEGEESISLAAIKNRYKGGIREERARIYSSDSDEGSEEDKAQRLLKAKKLTSDEEGEPSGKRKAEDDDKANKKHKKYVISDEEEEDDD; encoded by the exons ATGGCGGATATGGAGGACCTCTTCGGGAGCGACGCCGACAGTGATGCCGAACGTAAAG ATTCTGATTCTGGATCAGACTCTGATTCTGACCAAGAGAACGTTGCTTCTGGGAGTAATGCCTCTGGAAGTGAAAGTGATCAAGATGAAAGAGGTGATTCAGGAAAACCAAGTAATAAGGAACTGTTTGGAGATGACAGTGAGGATGAGGGAGCTTCTCATCATAGTGGGAGTGATAATCACTCTGAAAGATCGGACAATAGATCAGAAGCTTCTGAGCGTTCTGACCATGAAGACAATGACCCCTCAGATGTAGATCAGCACAGTGGATCAGAAGCCCATAATGACGATGAAGATGAAGGTCATAGATCAGATGGAGGGAGCCATCACTCAGAAGCAGAAGGCTCTGAAAAAGCACATTCAGATGATGAAAAATGGGGCAGAGAAGATAAAAGTGACCAGTCAGATGATGAAAAGATACAAAATTCTGATGATGAAGAGAGGGCACAAGCATCTGATGAAGATAAGCTGCAGAATTCTGATGATGACGAGAAAATGCAGAACACAGATGACGAGGAGAGGCCTCAGCTGTCAGATGATGAGAGGCAGCAACTGTCTGAGGAGGAGAAGGCTAATTCTGATGAAGAACGGCCAGCAGCTTCTGATAATGATGATGAGAAGCAGAATTCTGATGATGAAGAACGGCCGCAGTTGTCTGATGAGGAGAAAATGCAAAATTCTGATGATGAAAGGCCACAGGCCTCGGATGAAGAACGCAGGCCTTCAGATGATGAAGAGGAACAGGACCATAAGTCAG AATCTGCAAGAGGCAGTGATAGCGAAGATGAAGTTTTACGAATGAAACGCAAGAATGCAATTGCATCTGATTCAGAAGCGGATAGTGACACTGAGGTACCAAAAG ATAACAGTGGAACCATGGATCTATTTGGAGGTGCAGATGATATATCTTCAGGGAGTGATGGAGAAGATAAACCACCTACTCCAGGGCAGCCTGTT GATGAAAATGGGTTGCCTCAGGACCAACAGGAGGAGGAGCCAATTCCTGAGACCAGAATAGAAGTAGAAATACCCAAAGTAAACACTGATTTAGGAAACGACTTGTATTTTGTTAAACTGCCCAACTTTCTCAGTGTGGAGCCCAG ACCTTTTGATCCTCAGTATTACGAAGATGaatttgaagatgaagaaatgcTGGATGAAGAAGGTCGAACCAGGCTGAAATTAAAG GTAGAAAATACTATAAGATGGAGGATACGCCGGGACGAAGAAGGCaatgaaattaaagaaagcaATGCTCGGATAGTCAAGTGGTCAGATGGAAG CATGTCTCTGCATTTAGGCAATGAAGTGTTTGATGTTTACAAAGCTCCGCTGCAGGGCGATCACAACCATCTTTTCATAAGACAGGGCACTGGTCTACAGGGACAGGCCGTCTTCAAAACCAAACTCACATTCAG ACCTCACTCTACAGACAGTGCCACGCATAGAAAGATGACCCTGTCACTTGCAGATAGATGTTCAAAGACACAGAAGATTAGAATCTTACCAATGGCCGGTCGTGATCCTGAATGCCAGCGCACAGAAATGATTAAG AAAGAAGAAGAACGTTTGAGAGCTTCTATTCGTAGGGAATCTCAGCAGCGCCGAATGAGAGAGAAACAGCACCAGCGGGGGCTGAGTGCCAGTTACCTAGAACCTGACCGGTacgatgaggaggaggaaggcgaGGAGTCCATCAGCTTGGCTGCCATTAAAAACCGATACAAAGGGGGCATTCGAG AGGAGCGAGCCAGAATCTATTCGTCAGACAGCGATGAGGGATCAGAAGAAGATAAGGCTCAAAGATTACTCAAAGCAAAGAAACTCACCAGTGATGAG